In Rhodospirillum rubrum ATCC 11170, a genomic segment contains:
- a CDS encoding biotin/lipoyl-containing protein, with the protein MMKRLRITVEGTAYDVTVEELDAPEGATAPLAAAPSASARPPAPATPRPAAPPPAPAAPALPVGEGAVVSPLAGTVVKLAVANGQSVAIGDVLVVLEAMKMNTPIAATRAGQVTAIAVAVGTTVSEGQVLLTLG; encoded by the coding sequence ATGATGAAACGCCTGCGGATCACCGTGGAAGGCACCGCCTACGACGTGACGGTGGAAGAGCTCGACGCCCCCGAAGGGGCGACCGCCCCCCTCGCGGCCGCGCCGAGCGCGAGCGCCCGTCCGCCCGCCCCGGCGACGCCCCGCCCGGCCGCCCCGCCCCCCGCACCCGCCGCCCCGGCGCTGCCCGTCGGCGAAGGCGCGGTGGTCAGCCCACTGGCCGGCACGGTGGTGAAGCTCGCCGTCGCCAACGGCCAAAGCGTCGCCATCGGCGATGTGCTGGTGGTTCTCGAGGCGATGAAGATGAACACCCCGATCGCCGCCACCCGGGCCGGTCAGGTCACCGCCATCGCCGTCGCCGTCGGCACCACGGTGTCCGAAGGTCAGGTTCTGCTGACTTTGGGGTAA
- a CDS encoding LysE family translocator produces the protein MTIETWGLFCAAVFVLAGTPGPNMLHVLTRSVKFGARRSIPAMLGCLSALMTILLASATGLSAVLIAAPGLFEALRYVGVAYLVYLGVKAWRGEEAAVDPALPALPVSISAWALFRGGFLIGISNPKAILFAAAFLPQFVSQSAPQIPQFAVLIVTFAAVELFWYAIYGMGGQKLAGYLIRPALKRAFNRLTGGIFMGFGVALLRVRF, from the coding sequence ATGACGATTGAAACCTGGGGGCTGTTTTGCGCGGCCGTCTTCGTGCTGGCGGGAACGCCCGGGCCCAATATGCTCCATGTGCTGACGCGCAGCGTTAAATTTGGCGCGCGGCGCAGCATCCCGGCGATGCTCGGCTGCCTGAGCGCGCTGATGACCATTCTTCTGGCCTCGGCCACCGGCTTAAGCGCCGTGCTGATCGCCGCCCCCGGGCTTTTCGAAGCCCTGCGCTACGTCGGCGTCGCCTATCTGGTTTATCTGGGCGTGAAGGCGTGGCGCGGCGAGGAGGCGGCCGTTGACCCGGCGCTCCCGGCTTTGCCGGTATCGATTTCGGCCTGGGCCTTGTTTCGCGGCGGCTTCCTGATCGGCATCAGCAATCCCAAGGCGATCTTGTTCGCCGCCGCCTTCCTGCCGCAATTCGTTAGCCAGAGCGCCCCGCAGATCCCGCAATTCGCCGTGCTGATCGTGACCTTCGCCGCCGTCGAGCTGTTCTGGTATGCCATTTACGGCATGGGTGGCCAGAAATTGGCGGGCTATCTGATCCGCCCGGCCTTGAAGCGCGCCTTCAATCGCCTGACCGGCGGCATTTTCATGGGCTTTGGCGTCGCCCTGCTCCGCGTGCGGTTCTAG